The Cynocephalus volans isolate mCynVol1 chromosome 12, mCynVol1.pri, whole genome shotgun sequence sequence TTTGATGTATGTTCCaattaaccttttctttttttcttctctctctctctctctctctctctctctccttttttttcacTAATTCAGCTAACTACTTATCATACAGCAATCATAACCTAAATGGATTTTTACCATTGGGGGGAAAATGCACTTCAAATATTTGAGCATCATTTCAAATTACTTTGTCTCACTGCGTACATTATTTAACTACTTCCATACTCCTAATGATCATGCATGGGAGCACATTTCtatcatgtttttttaaaaaaggttaattTTCTAAAGCGGGAAAATTTTTaatcgattaaaaaaaaaaaaatctccacacttgaattcttttttttcacaGTCTCTCTCAGggtagagaaattaataaaattggctCAATAGAATTCATTGATTGTTTTGATTATTAATGCAAACTATTAATCAAGTGAACAACCTAGGTTGTTCCAGGTTAAATAGATTACAAGAAAAATTTTCAGCAAAGTTTATGTGCTACCTTTACGTATAGAATTGTAGGCATTGATTTTTATTCGCATGACTAAGATGCAGATCAAGAACCGAAAGCAATGTTCGTATGACTTCCTTTTCAAGGGGTAAAAATGTACTGACTTTTTCTGAAATCCTCTATCCTCTAGTCTAGATTCAAAATAGTCATCATAATGTACACATAGACCCCTCCAACAGTGAGCCACCGTCAAGACTTGATGAGGTCTTGAAGAGTTGAAAGGGGTTTGGAAACCTCCCTTTTAACTCTCTTCTGATTTACTGCCTTCTCCTTTTCCATATGCTTGTTCTCTGTAGTCTCTTCTCAGACTTTCTTCagcatctgtattttattttgtagtttgtCCTGTAGTATTGCTGGCATGCCAGAGGAGAAGGAGTTGAAGTTAGGAAGTTGTTTCTGGCATCATGCCTGTTCCTGAAGTTGACCAAAATATGGTGATCGTAGGGTAAGACCTGAATTGTTACATGGACAAGAGATGAGACAAatgtatcagtttttttttttcttttatgttttgtactttttaatctttttctttaaaaaaaaaatccttccatgTCCTAAAGTCAAGGATATTCTCCTATGTTAAATTCtatacttttttccccatttaatcAAAGTGGAATTTTTTTGTTCAGTATAAGATAGGAACCCAGTTTCGTCCCCCAGTCCCACCAATAGATAACCAATTGCTACAGCAGTATTGATTATCTTCAGTAATCTACAGTACCGTGTTTGTCATATATTATGCCATCTGGGAATAATAGTCTCTCTCTTCTGTTGTATTGGTTTATCTCTCTAACCATGCTTCATATCACTCTGCCTTAATTATTAAAGCTTTAGGATAAATCTTGATACCTGAAGGGTAAGCAGTCATACCTTCTTCTCTTTAAGACCATCTTAGTTCTCATACATTGCTTTcgtaaaaattttgaaatcatcTTATCACTTCTACATAAGAATATGTAATGAGATTTTGTTTGAAATTGCATAGAACTTATAGATTAATTTGAGATAattgaaatctttattttattgagtctCCTAACCCATTAACATGGAGTATTTCAccatttaggtctttaatgtctttcaataaggttttaaaattttcttcaggaAGATTTTGTATACCTATATTGAATTTATTTGTAGCTATTTATGTTTCTGTGCCTgagtgacatttttaaaattcaatatctaattttttaattgttgctgacatatagaaatacaattaatgtcttacatttgtttttattccagAATCTAGGTAAACTTTCCTATTAATTCTTAAAATGTGTCTTTTAGAGTTTCCAGTAAATAGTCTTATCAAAAAATAGTGatagtttccttcctttttttttacaaactccatccattttgttttgtgttattttatggTGATTATtactatgattttatttatttagttttgctttaTTGTATTGAGTAGAACCTCAGTTATAATACTGAATGAAGGCAGTATTAATAGGTAATCTTTTTTccatgatattaaaaataatgctttcatGCTCATTTCAGCAGCCCATATGCTAAATTTAGAACTGTACAGAGATTAGCATGCTCCTGAGCAGGAATGACATTCAAATTTTTGAATCTTTtcgaattttaaaaaatagaggacCGCGGGAGTCATGGTCTGCGGGCCCGCCAGGCGTGGCAGGCTCTGCTGCCAGGAGCTGTCAGACCTTCCAGCTCGCTCTCATCATGTACTTGTCTGGGGGGGGCTACATTGATTAGGAGTGAATTCACAGTTGGTGCACCATGAACTGGAAGTTTCTGGAACACACGTCCCTGTTGCTGCATATCTTGGCAGCAAAAACATTAATTCTCTGCCCAGCATTTGCTGGAGTGAAAATATACCAAAGGAAAAACTTAGAAGCAAAACAGCAAAAACTAGAGGCCCAAAAGAAGAAGTAATCAGAGGAGAAAGATAACTAAAGGCAAATCAAAGATTTTGCAATGTAAATGTCAGCTTGAGTGGACTCCAggtgagaagaaagagaagaaagaattatGGAATTAATCGTCAGAGGATAAACTCCCAACCTATACCattaagttaaaataatgaaCTTTTTATACCTTTAAAAGAACCagtccacccctgcccccacaaccaggcaagcaatggagccAACCACCCAGAGGGTCCTGAGACAGCAGCCGAGGGGCAAGCCTGTCCCCCTGCCCCACCTGACCCCTGcgacaacatcttagaatgttctGATTTTAGCCACACATGTTTCTAcagggtgtgtgacttatctgttcatgtccttaccaaatttctgcttagatttttctaatacattttttaagagttctttttgcattaaggatgttaatctttgagtgtaaaatttgttccttatcaattgatgTTACATTtagtttgtgatgttttccttccaaaaaaaaaacttcaaaaagaaaaaccaatattttgtttagtaaaataaaataactttgtagaaaataaataaataaataaatataaaaataaataatgctttcAACATTTCACTTTGGTATGTTTGTTGTaggtttttttaatttgtctctATCAAATTAAAggagtttccttctattcttatCTGTAAAGACTTTGCCATGAATGGTCATCAAATTTCAttaggggtttttttgtatttttataaataatcatatgattttcttCCCATCAGTTAAGGCGgtaaattaattaatcaattctCTCATATTAAACCAAATTTATGTTCCTGAAATAAACCCAACTTCAACAAGTTTTTTTATTGTCTCATCAATTgtaatacattcttttttaatacatttgtcaAATTGATTTTGTTTACAGATTAAGACTTTTGTTGCAATATTTGTAAAGagattggcctataatttttttttgttgttgttccatcCTTGTCAGGTTTTGGTGTCAGTATTAGTATGACCTCATTAAATTAGTTGGGGACTATTTCCTCATTAAGGTACTCTGAAAGAGCTTGTGTAAGATTAAATCAAATTGTGGATAGTATTgtcttgtgttttttgttgtaagATGTTTTCAGATTCTTTAGGGGTCAGAGAATAGATTCTGGTAGGCAGAATTCCAAAATCTCCACCCCCACCAAGATTTCCCACCCGAACCTCAGGACTGTGAACATGAGGAGATTTCACAGCCATAATAGCAAAAGAGATGTTACAGATATGCTTAAGGTTACTAATCAGACCTATAGTCACAGGGaactagattcttttttttttttttttttaattttattttgtcgatatacattgtagctcattattgctccccatcaccaaaacctccctcccttctccctccccccctgccccccaacaatgtcctttctgtttgcttgttgtatcaacttaaaataattgtggttgttaaatcttcttccccccaccccccggtttgtgtgtgtgtgtgtgtgtatgtgtgtgtgtgaatttatatattaatttttagctccctccaataagtgagaacatgtggtatttctctttctgtgcctgacttgtttcacttaatataattctctcaaggtccatccatgttgttgcaaatggcagtatttcattcgtttttatagctgagtagtattccattgtgtagatgtaccacattttccgtatccactcatctgatgatgggcatttgggctggttccaactcttggctattgtaaagagtgctgtgatgaacattggggaacaggtataccttcgacttgatgatttccattcctctgggtatattcccaacagtgggatggctgggtcgtatggtagatctatttgcaattgtttaaggaacctccataccattttccatagaggctgcaccattttgcagtcccaccaacaatgtatgagagttcctttttctccgcagcctcgccagcatttatcgttcatagtcttttggatattagccatcctaactggggttagatggtatctcaatgtggttttgatttgcatttcccggatgctgagtgatgttgagcattttttcatatgtctgttggccatttggatatcttccttagagaaatgcctacttagctcttttgcccattttttaattgggttgcttgttttcttcttgtaaagttgtttgagttccttatatattctggatattaatcctttgtcagatgtatattttgcaaatattttctcccactctgttggttgtcttttaactcttttaattgtttcttttgctgtgcagaagctttttagtttcatataatcccatttgtttatttttcctttggttgcccgtgcttttggggtcgtattcatgaagtctgtgcccagtcctatttcctgaagtgtttctcctatgttttctttaagaagttttattgtctcagggtgtatatttaaatccttaatccattttgcgttgattttagtatacggtgagaggtatggatctagtttcattctcctgcatatcgatatccagttatcccagcaccacttgctgaagaggcagtcccttccccagtgaataggcttggtgcctttgtcaaagatcagatggcagtaagtgtgtgggttgatttctggattctctattctattccattggtcagtgtgtctgtttttatgccagtacca is a genomic window containing:
- the LOC134360345 gene encoding small integral membrane protein 11-like, with amino-acid sequence MNWKFLEHTSLLLHILAAKTLILCPAFAGVKIYQRKNLEAKQQKLEAQKKK